From Anopheles arabiensis isolate DONGOLA chromosome 3, AaraD3, whole genome shotgun sequence, a single genomic window includes:
- the LOC120900587 gene encoding myosin heavy chain, muscle isoform X14 — translation MPKPPVQVGEDPDPTEFLFVSLEQKRIDQSKPYDSKKACWVPEEKEGYVLGEIKATKGELVTVALPGGETKDFKKDLVSQVNPPKYEKCEDMSNLTYLNDASVLHNLRQRYYAKLIYTYSGLFCVVINPYKRYPLYTNRCAKMYRGKRRNEVPPHLFAVSDGAYVNMLTNHENQSMLITGESGAGKTENTKKVIAYFATIGASGKKDENAEKKGSLEDQVVQTNPVLEAFGNAKTVRNDNSSRFGKFIRIHFTGSGKLAGADIETYLLEKARVISQQTLERSYHIFYQIMSGSVKGLKEKCLLSNNIHDYHIVAQGKTTIPSVDDGEEMQITDEAFNVLGFTQEEKDNIYRITSAVMHMGRMQFKQKGREEQAEADGTEDGDRVAKLLGVGTDDLYKNLLKPRIKVGNEFVTKGQNKDQVTNSVGALCKGIFDRLFKWLVKKCNETLDTKQKRAQFIGVLDIAGFEIFDFNGFEQLCINFTNEKLQQFFNHHMFVLEQEEYQREGIEWTFIDFGMDLQQCIELIEKPMGILSILEEESMFPKATDQTFAEKLMTNHLGKSAPFMKPRPPKPGIPAGHFAIGHYAGVVSYNITGWLEKNKDPLNDTVVDQFKKGSNALMVEIFADHPGQSADPAAAKGGRGKKGAGFATVSSSYKEQLNNLMTTLKSTQPHFVRCIIPNEMKTAGVVDAHLVMHQLTCNGVLEGIRICRKGFPNRMMYPDFKLRYLILAPAAMQAETEGKKAAEKCFEAIGLDPDSYRIGHTKVFFRAGVLGQMEEFRDERLSKIMSWMQAWCRGYLSRKEFKKMQEQRVSLEIVQRNLRKYLKLRTWAWWKLWQKVKPLLNVSRVEDQIAKLEEKATKAQEAYEKEEKLRKELEALNSKLLAEKTALLDSLSGEKGALQEYQEKAAKLTAQKNDLENQLRDTQERLAQEEDARNQLFQTKKKLEQEIGSQKKDAEDLELQIQKIEQDKASKDHQIRNLNDEIAHQDELINKLNKEKKMQGEVNQKTAEELQAAEDKVNHLNKVKAKLEQTLDELEDSLEREKKLRGDVEKAKRKVEGDLKLTQEAVADLERNKKELEQTVLRKDKEISALSAKLEDEQSLVGKLQKQIKELQARIEELEEEVEAERQARAKAEKQRADLARELEELGERLEEAGGATSAQIELNKKREAELAKLRRDLEEANIQHEGTLANLRKKHNDAVAEMAEQVDQLNKLKTKAEHDRANMYNELNNTRTACDQLSREKAAQEKIAKQLQHTLNEVQSKLDETNRTLNDFDASKKKLSIENSDLLRQLEDAESQVSQLSKIKISLTQQLEDTKRLADEEARERATLLGKFRNLEHDLDNLREQVEEEAEGKGDIQRQLSKANAEAQLWRSKYESEGVARAEELEEAKRKLQARLAEAEETIESLNQKCIALEKTKQRLATEVEDLQLEVDRASSIANAAEKKQKAFDKIIGEWKLKVDDLAAELDASQKECRNYSTELFRLKGAYEEGQEQLEAVRRENKNLADEVKDLLDQIGEGGRNIHEIEKSRKRLEAEKDELQAALEEAEAALEQEENKVLRAQLELSQVRQEIDRRIQEKEEEFENTRKNHQRALDSMQASLEAEAKGKAEALRMKKKLEADINELEIALDHANKANAEAQKNIKRYQQQLKDVQSALEEEQRARDDAREQLGISERRANALQNELEESRTLLEQADRGRRQAEQELSDAHEQLNEVSAQNASIAAAKRKLESELQTLHSDLDELLNEAKNSEEKAKKAMVDAARLADELRAEQDHAQTQEKLRKALEQQIKELQVRLDEAESNALKGGKKAIQKLEQRVRELESELDSEQRRHADAQKNLRKSERRIKELTFQSEEDRKNHERMQDLVDKLQQKIKTYKRQIEEAEEIAALNLAKFRKAQQELEEAEERADIAEQAATKFRTKGGRAGSVQRGASPAPQRQPSAMPALAGLNLPTFDDHGF, via the exons ATGCCGAAGCCACCAGTTCAGGTCGGAGAGGATCCCGATCCAACTGAGTTCCTTTTCGTCTCGCTCGAGCAGAAGCGTATCGATCAGAGCAAGCCGTACGATTCCAAGAAGGCTTGCTGGGTTCCGGAAGAGAAGGAGGGCTATGTGTTGGGTGAAATCAAGGCCACCAAGGGTGAGCTGGTCACCGTTGCCCTGCCCGGTGGTGAG ACCAAGGACTTCAAGAAGGACTTGGTGTCCCAGGTCAACCCACCGAAATACGAGAAATGCGAGGATATGTCCAACTTGACATATCTTAACGATGCCTCTGTACTCCATAACTTGAGACAGAGATACTACGCTAAGCTTATCTAC ACCTACTCGGGCTTGTTCTGCGTTGTCATCAACCCGTACAAGCGTTACCCGCTGTATACCAACCGTTGCGCCAAGATGTACCGTGGCAAGCGCCGTAATGAAGTGCCGCCGCATCTGTTCGCCGTCTCTGACGGTGCCTACGTCAACATGTTGACGAACCACGAGAACCAGTCTATGCTGATTACCGGTGAATCTGGTGCCGGAAAGACTGAGAACACCAAGAAGGTCATTGCGTACTTCGCCACCATTGGCGCTTCGGGCAAGAAGGACGAAAACGCCGAGAAGAAGGGCTCGCTGGAAGATCAGGTCGTCCAGACTAACCCCGTACTTGAGGCCTTCGGTAACGCCAAGACCGTCCGTAACGATAACTCGTCTCGTTTC GGTAAGTTCATCCGTATCCACTTCACTGGAAGCGGTAAGCTGGCTGGTGCCGATATTGAGACATACCTGCTGGAGAAGGCCCGTGTCATCTCGCAGCAGACTCTGGAGCGCTCGTACCACATCTTCTACCAGATTATGTCTGGATCCGTCAAGGGATTGAAAG AAAAATGTTTACTCTCCAATAACATCCATGACTACCATATCGTGGCCCAGGGCAAAACGACAATCCCGAGCGTAGACGATGGAGAAGAAATGCAGATCACCGAT GAAGCCTTCAACGTTCTGGGTTTCACTCAGGAGGAGAAGGACAACATCTACCGTATCACCTCCGCTGTCATGCACATGGGTCGTATGCAGTTCAAGCAGAAGGGTCGCGAAGAGCAGGCTGAGGCTGACGGTACCGAGGATGGTGACCGTGTTGCTAAGCTGCTCGGTGTCGGCACTGACGATCTGTACAAGAATCTGCTGAAGCCACGTATTAAGGTCGGTAACGAGTTCGTCACCAAGGGTCAGAACAAGGACCAGGTCACCAACTCGGTCGGTGCCCTTTGCAAGGGTATCTTCGATCGTCTCTTCAAGTGGCTGGTCAAGAAGTGTAACGAGACTCTGGACACCAAGCAGAAGCGCGCTCAGTTCATTGGTGTGCTGGATATTGCAGGTTTCGAAATCTTCGAC TTTAACGGATTTGAGCAGCTGTGTATTAACTTCACCAACGAGAAGCTGCAGCAGTTCTTCAACCACCACATGTTCGTGCTGGAACAGGAAGAGTATCAGCGCGAGGGTATCGAATGGACCTTCATCGATTTCGGCATGGATCTGCAGCAGTGTATTGAACTGATCGAGAAG CCCATGGGTATCCTGTCGATTCTTGAGGAAGAGTCTATGTTCCCGAAGGCCACTGATCAGACCTTCGCTGAGAAGCTGATGACGAACCATCTCGGCAAGTCGGCTCCGTTCATGAAGCCGCGCCCACCGAAGCCAGGCATCCCGGCCGGTCACTTCGCCATTGGTCACTACGCTGGTGTTGTGTCGTACAACATCACTGGATGGCTTGAGAAGAACAAGGATCCGCTGAACGACACTGTCGTCGACCAGTTCAAGAAGGGTAGCAACGCCCTGATGGTTGAGATCTTCGCTGATCACCCAGGCCAGTCGGCTGATCCGGCCGCCGCCAAGGGAGGTCGTGGCAAGAAGGGTGCTGGTTTCGCCACTGTCTCGTCCTCGTACAAGGAACAGCTGAACAACCTGATGACGACGCTGAAGTCTACTCAGCCTCACTTCGTCCGTTGTATCATTCCCAACGAAATGAAGACGGCCGGTGTCGTTGATGCTCACTTGGTCATGCACCAGCTGACTTGTAACGGTGTACTTGAAGGTATCCGTATTTGCCGTAAGGGCTTCCCTAACCGCATGATGTACCCTGACTTCAAGCTACG TTATCTGATCTTGGCCCCAGCAGCCATGCAGGCTGAGACTGAGGGCAAGAAGGCTGCCGAGAAGTGCTTCGAAGCTATCGGTCTGGACCCCGACTCCTACcgtattggtcacaccaag GTGTTCTTCCGTGCCGGTGTCCTGGGTCAGATGGAGGAGTTCCGTGATGAGCGTCTCAGCAAGATCATGTCCTGGATGCAGGCTTGGTGCCGCGGTTACCTGTCGCGTAAGGAGTTCAAGAAGATGCAGGAGCAGCGCGTCTCCCTGGAGATCGTCCAGCGCAATCTGCGCAAGTACCTGAAGCTGCGTACCTGGGCCTGGTGGAAGCTGTGGCAGAAGGTCAAGCCTCTGCTTAACGTCTCCCGTGTTGAGGACCAGATTGCT AAACTAGAAGAGAAGGCCACCAAGGCTCAGGAGGCCTATGAGAAGGAAGAGAAGCTGCGCAAGGAGCTGGAGGCCCTCAACAGCAAGCTGCTGGCTGAGAAGACCGCTCTCTTGGACTCGCTGTCCGGTGAGAAGGGTGCTCTCCAGGAATACCAGGAGAAGGCCGCCAAGCTGACCGCCCAGAAGAACGACCTGGAGAACCAGCTGCGC GACACCCAGGAGCGCCTGGCCCAGGAAGAGGATGCCCGCAACCAGCTCTTCCAGACCAAGAAGAAGTTGGAGCAGGAAATCGGCAGCCAGAAGAAGGATGCTGAGGACCTGGAACTGCAGATCCAGAAGATTGAGCAGGACAAGGCCTCGAAGGATCACCAGATCCGCAACTTGAATGATGAGATCGCCCACCAGGATGAGCTCATCAACAAGCTGAACAAGGAGAAGAAGATGCAGGGTGAGGTCAACCAGAAGACCGCCGAAGAGCTGCAGGCCGCCGAAGACAAGGTGAACCACCTGAACAAGGTAAAGGCCAAGCTGGAGCAGACTCTGGATGAGCTGGAGGACTCGCTTGAGCGCGAGAAGAAGCTGCGCGGTGACGTCGAGAAGGCTAAGCGCAAGGTTGAGGGTGACCTCAAGCTGACCCAGGAGGCTGTTGCCGATCTGGAGCGCAACAAGAAGGAGCTGGAGCAGACCGTCCTGCGCAAGGATAAGGAGATCTCCGCCCTGTCTGCCAAGCTGGAAGACGAGCAGTCGCTGGTTGGCAAGCTGCAGAAGCAGATCAAGGAACTGCAGGCTCGCATTGAGGAGCTCGAGGAGGAAGTCGAGGCCGAGCGTCAGGCCCGCGCCAAGGCTGAGAAGCAGCGTGCTGATCTGGCCCGCGAGCTCGAGGAGCTGGGCGAGCGTCTGGAGGAGGCTGGCGGTGCCACCTCGGCCCAGATTGAGCTGAACAAGAAGCGTGAGGCTGAGCTGGCTAAGCTGCGCCGCGATCTGGAGGAAGCCAACATCCAGCATGAGGGCACTCTGGCTAACCTGCGCAAGAAGCACAACGATGCCGTCGCTGAGATGGCCGAGCAGGTCGATCAGCTGAACAAACTGAAGACCAA GGCTGAACATGACCGCGCTAACATGTACAATGAGCTGAACAACACTCGTACTGCCTGCGATCAGCTGTCCCGCGAAAAG GCCGCCCAGGAGAAGATCGccaagcagctgcagcacacTCTGAACGAAGTACAAAGCAAGTTGGACGAAACCAACCGCACTCTGAACGATTTCGATGCCTCCAAGAAGAAGCTGTCGATCGAGAACTCCGATCTGCTGCGCCAGCTGGAGGACGCCGAGTCGCAGGTGTCGCAGCTGAGCAAGATCAAGATCTCGCTCACTCAGCAGCTCGAGGATACCAAGCGTCTTGCCGACGAGGAGGCTCGCGAGCGCGCCACCCTGCTGGGCAAGTTCCGCAACCTGGAGCACGACCTGGACAACCTGCGCGAGCAGGTTGAGGAGGAGGCTGAGGGCAAGGGAGACATCCAGCGCCAGCTCAGCAAGGCCAACGCTGAGGCTCAGCTGTGGCGCAGCAAGTACGAGTCGGAGGGCGTTGCCCGTGCCGAGGAGCTCGAGGAGGCCAAGCGTAAGCTGCAGGCCCGCCTTGCCGAGGCTGAGGAGACCATCGAGTCGCTGAACCAGAAGTGCATTGCACTGGAGAAGACCAAGCAGCGCCTGGCCACCGAGGTCGAGGATCTGCAGCTCGAGGTTGACCGTGCCTCGTCGATTGCCAACGCTGCtgagaagaagcagaaggcgTTCGACAAGATCATTGGAGAATGGAAGCTGAAGGTCGACGATCTGGCCGCCGAGCTGGATGCCTCGCAGAAGGAGTGCCGCAACTACTCGACCGAGCTGTTCCGTCTGAAGGGTGCCTACGAGGAGGGCCAGGAGCAGCTTGAAGCCGTCCGCCGTGAGAACAAGAACTTGGCCGATGAGGTCAAGGATCTGCTGGACCAGATCGGTGAGGGTGGCCGCAACATCCACGAGATCGAGAAGTCGCGCAAGCGCCTGGAGGCCGAGAAGGACGAGCTGCAGGCCGCCCTCGAGGAGGCTGAAGCCGCCCTGGAGCAGGAGGAGAACAAGGTTCTGCGTGCTCAGCTTGAACTGTCTCAGGTCCGTCAAGAAATTGACCGCCGCATCCAGGAGAAGGAAGAAGAGTTCGAGAACACTCGCAAGAACCACCAGCGCGCCCTGGACTCGATGCAGGCTTCCCTGGAGGCCGAAGCCAAGGGCAAGGCCGAGGCTCTGCGTATGAAGAAGAAGCTGGAAGCCGACATCAACGAGCTGGAGATTGCTCTGGATCACGCCAACAAG GCTAACGCTGAGGCCCAGAAGAACATCAAGcgctaccagcagcagctgaaggaCGTCCAGAGCGCCCTGGAGGAGGAACAGCGCGCCCGCGACGATGCCCGCGAGCAGCTGGGTATCTCGGAGCGCCGTGCCAACGCTCTCCAGAACGAACTGGAGGAGTCGCGCACCCTGTTGGAGCAGGCCGACCGTGGCCGTCGCCAGGCCGAGCAGGAGCTCAGCGATGCTCACGAGCAGCTGAACGAAGTGTCCGCCCAGAACGCTTCGATCGCCGCCGCCAAGAGGAAGCTCGAGTCTGAGCTGCAGACCCTGCACTCCGACCTGGATGAGCTGCTGAACGAGGCCAAGAACTCCGAGGAGAAGGCCAAGAAGGCTATGGTTGATGCCGCTCGTCTGGCTGATGAGCTGCGCGCCGAGCAGGACCATGCCCAGACCCAGGAGAAGCTGCGCAAGGCGCTTGAGCAGCAGATCAAGGAGCTGCAGGTCCGCCTGGATGAGGCCGAATCGAATGCCCTGAAGGGAGGCAAGAAGGCTATCCAGAAGCTGGAGCAGCGCGTCCGCGAGCTCGAGTCGGAGCTGGACAGCGAACAGAGACGACATGCCGATGCCCAGAAGAACCTGCGCAAGTCGGAGCGTCGCATCAAGGAGCTGACCTTCCAGTCGGAGGAAGACCGCAAGAACCACGAGCGCATGCAGGATCTGGTTGACAAGCTGCAGCAGAAGATCAAGACTTACAAGAGGCAGATTGAGGAAGCCGAGGAGATCGCCGCCCTCAACTTGGCCAAGTTCCGTAAGGCCCAGCAGGAGCTGGAGGAAGCCGAGGAGCGTGCCGACATTGCCGAACAAGCTGCCACCAAATTCCGCACCAAGGGAGGACGTGCCGGTTCCGTACAGCGTGGTGCTAGCCCAGCA CCCCAGAGACAGCCGTCTGCCATGCCTGCTCTTGCAGGACTGAACCTTCCCACATTCGACGATCACGGTTTCTAA